agaattaaaaaaaaggtcGAAATATTGTCATTATGAACTGAGCGGGGCTAATGTTTTTACAAGAAATCTCTAGCCAACCCTCTTGCAAAAGATCTTTTCTTACCATCAAGCGTGTTCGTACTAGATAAAAAAGTAAACTCCAACAATTTTTTTGTTCTCAACGCTCCTTAATTTCCAGGAATTAGTCACTTCAACAATCTTCGATGGTTATATGGGTATCCAAAGTACGAACAAGATGGATGTTTGTTGTCCCAACCATTTCTCTTAGTTCCGATCCCGATAAAGAAAGGGAATCATTAATAACAAAGTTTTCGTGTTGTTGATTCCTAGGCGTAGTGCTTCTTCCTCTATGCCGCCTATTGGTACTACTGTAGTAGGGTTGACCCACAATACAGACCCATAGGTGTAACCTTTTGCTCAATACTCGAATCAACAATTGAAGCATCTGAGGTTGCATTAATCGGGGATACACGACAGAAGGAATTGCTTTATTTATAAACTTCACCTTCAACAAGCGTAGATTTCTTTTTTGATTTCAATAGCCTTTTTTCTATTCTGAATAATGTGTCTTTTTCCTAAGACTGGGAGtggtaaagtaaataaaaaagtaaataataaataaataataaagtaaaatatatataataataatcaaatcgcACCATCTCTGTAATAAGTAAATGCCTCTTTTTCTCCTGAAGTTGTCGGAATTATTCGTAATAAGATATTGGCTACAATTGAAAAGGtcttatcaataaaatttccatTTATCTGCGATCTAGGCATAGGTAGCAATCCATTCTATAACTCTTTTCATTACCCCTCGTGAGAAAATAAAATGATCTCACAAACAAAGGAAGTGTACAGTACGAAATAACATAAAAGTAGACCCattccatttttaaaaaattcttcgAGCCCAGAGGCTAAagaaaaagtgataaaaaaaagtGATGAATAGATTTCTATTTTTATAGCAAGTTTCCTAGTTAGAATTGATATTGTtcgtacctatcgaacaatctAATATGAATAACTCGCTATTCGCTCGGGGTGTCGGCCATAATAATTATGTAGGAGAGATGGCCGAGTGGTTCAAGGCGTAGCATTGGAACTGCTATGTAGACTCTTGTTTACCGAGGGTTCGAATCCCTCTCTTTCCGCACCTTCACCTAATTCGCCGATGTAACTGACTACAATGTATCAAATAAGAACATATACTAAAGAATTAGACCCTTCTTTAGTATAGATTCTCTATTCCCAATTCCTTTTTAATATGGAATATGTAAAATAGCATACAGGGGATGAAAATCTCCTTACGTATCTATCATACATGAATAGGAGAAAAATCTCCGAATCAAACCCATTCCCCTGTCTTCCTTTACTTAACCTTAACTTGTATATCTTGTTTGGATctattggatatatatataagtataaggAATTAAACACGGATTCTATTTTTAGATAATGTCTTATCTTGGTTTTGTTATAATGTTATAACgaatctttattttgttttttatcatattcatatcagattcagatcgacaaaaattgaacaatcaaataaaattaaactcaaattttcgCGGGCGAATATTTACTCTTTTTCTAGTTCAGTTGTCGGGTTAACCCATGACCTCTCAGAATCAGAATAAAAAGAAATGCAGTGGTCTCTGGTTTGTTCCGCCATCCTCCCCGAGAAATCATTAGGATTCGTTTTCAATAGAATCCTCCGCATTCACGGGTTCCGTCGTCCCCATTGCTCTCGATTAATGCTAAGGTCTGAATTCTCCAATGGAgccttaatttaaaatttaaaatttaaaattatttaaaatttctatttatttaattaaataaaaataaaatttcttcttGAGTCAACCTTCTCAGTCTTTATTGACTTAAGTTAAGGCTCTTGATTTTTTCTTCAATGAACAGATATTCATCAATTTGGCGTACAAAAAAACTTTTTGAATTCCCCGTAGAAAGAGATTTGGCTAATGAAAAAGCTTTCAAGGCCGCCcaatatcctttctttttccAAACATTTTTTCGAATACGCTTTTTTGATGTAGAAGTACGTTTTTTTGGAACTGCCATTCAAAAAAAAGTTATTCAGTGCTATAGTTGGATGTCAAAGACatctatttttaaaacaaaacgaTCGGTCTTTTGATGTCATTATTTATCTATTCCTatagattttataaattataattatatatatactacaatACAAATTGCATAAAAAATGAATAGAGATGGGAAAATCGCATAAAATGCTTCTATTCTAGAACAAAAAAACAATATGATATAaccccttttttatttatattccaTACACtatctagaaaaaaaaagaagaatttgtatttaatttattgGTACCTTTCTTTTTTATATCTCCATTCAAATCTATAGGATAGAATAGGATCTATATCTATTATGATATATAAATCGAATTGATGAAATCAAAAAAACGCAAAAAAagtctttctttttctatctccGCCCAGTTTTTTGTTGTcttacatttataatttatacatcTCCATTTATACATGAAAACTACATCaaaataaaaagtgtaaaacCCATTTTATCTACCTATGCAaacttgaatttgattttttttccataaATTGTTAATTGGTCAAGCTCGAAGAGAGGGTATgcctaattttcattttcaaccaaattcgAATGAGAGTCGTAGTTAATCTGTTAAAGGAtatgaaaaaaaagaatattttattatattaatagtcatttttcttttaattatatgtaaatataaagaaaatatcgGATAGTCTTTCCTACAAGAAAAGGTTCATTTATTGTAGTGGAAGACAATCAATCAGTTCCGCGATGAAAATGAACTAGTTAATAAGTTCGAATAAACAAACTCAAATAATTCGTTTTTCTTTTAAGTTCTAGGACATCCTATgatttatatcatactttttgGGGGggaattctttgtatttttgatcGATGTATCTAACTTATTGTAAATAGAAATTATTGtaatatgtaataataaataataattgatattttcagaaaaatattactataatgaaaaaaagaattcttttgtttttcattatAGTAACTCGGCGAGATCATTTGATTACTTCTAACTtcgaaatttgaatatttttgaaatagttgcgaaagattaaaaaattaagaatagaaAATTCCAGTTAACTTTGTAATCTCTCGATTTTTTTATTGCTCCTTTTCAATCAAAAGAGATAAGAGCCGGTGAATCAGAAACAATTAATTAAGAAAGAATAACAAAAAAGTTTTTATGAAGCATGCATATCAATATTCATGGATCATACCTTTTGTTCCACTTCCCATTCCTATTTTAATAGGAATGGGACTCCTACTTTTTCCGACGGCAACAAAAAATC
This window of the Gossypium hirsutum isolate 1008001.06 chromosome A09, Gossypium_hirsutum_v2.1, whole genome shotgun sequence genome carries:
- the LOC121206143 gene encoding LOW QUALITY PROTEIN: uncharacterized protein (The sequence of the model RefSeq protein was modified relative to this genomic sequence to represent the inferred CDS: inserted 1 base in 1 codon) gives rise to the protein MQPQMLQLLIRVLSKRLHLWVCIVGQPYYSSTNRRHRGRSTTPRNQQHENFVINDSXFFIGIGTKRNGWDNKHPSCSYFGYPYNHRRLLK